In Ignavibacteria bacterium, a single genomic region encodes these proteins:
- a CDS encoding M20/M25/M40 family metallo-hydrolase, whose product MKFLHVLIFVFAFVSVFSTQKNSRFSVVQTTQEQTHSLIIDPVIQDLVNQVDSSKIVSTLTRLEALKTRFAGNATGRDSLARARDWLIQQVTSFGYSDIQQHTFTQAGNQLQNIIVTKTGNVFPDSIIILCGHYDSVNGPGINDNGTGTAITLEVARIVSTKQFDYTIRFIFFSAEEQGLVGSNAYVQQVVVPQQHQLKLVINIDEVGGIRENPTNIVKVEKDIDNNPSGNNAASAMFTDSLAALTRTYSSLQTTITNAFGSDYIPFENAGYVITGYYEFFQTPHYHQQSDSLSHVDMHYVKEICKGTVAGVATFAGVKKKFLSLFHTPLLTSQDTVNDYSYNVNARSSSSVTSAKVYYSINNSSYNFSNVNYDGMQNDTLLFSGSIPKQNYGTTIRYYFHFVGEDSVVALLPSDTSHPFSFQILPDTISPNIVHTPLSSVSWYDFPLQIFSNISDENGIHIAYIDWTKNNESFTDTMEEVSQNNWRGFLSGNISAGDSISYVIFARDNSLRHNLSRFPQNGTIPFRVLQSLLLLHLQESDSGNFSPNNDWQFGNPTTGDIPPSPTGLNVWGTNLDGNYSNNITSLLETPFISLSEKRNAVLVFKHYFRTEPGNDGGNVQISVNGNPFQLMIPQGGYSYTNVNALNAPGFSGNAFQWKEERFNLSSFGTDSVKFVWKFSSDALTSFRGWYVDAVRLDYLPDSTYVIVKNNSQSFPEEISLEQNFPNPFNPTTNFRFHISESGFVSLKVYDVLGEEIVTVVHKFLPEGTYNILWDASKIPSGVYFYQLKTAQGEWMKKLLLLK is encoded by the coding sequence ATGAAGTTTCTTCACGTATTGATATTTGTATTTGCGTTTGTATCTGTATTCAGCACTCAAAAAAACAGTAGATTTTCAGTTGTGCAAACAACCCAAGAACAAACGCATAGCCTTATTATTGACCCAGTTATTCAAGACCTCGTTAATCAAGTTGATTCTTCCAAAATTGTTTCAACGTTAACACGATTAGAAGCGTTGAAAACACGTTTCGCGGGAAATGCTACCGGCAGAGATTCACTTGCTCGAGCGCGCGATTGGTTAATACAACAAGTTACTTCTTTCGGATATTCGGATATCCAACAACATACATTCACGCAAGCGGGAAACCAACTGCAAAATATTATTGTAACAAAAACAGGCAATGTGTTTCCGGATTCCATTATTATTCTATGTGGGCATTACGATTCGGTCAACGGTCCAGGAATCAATGATAACGGAACGGGAACTGCAATAACGTTAGAAGTCGCACGAATTGTATCAACAAAACAATTTGATTATACCATTCGGTTTATTTTCTTTTCTGCAGAAGAACAAGGACTTGTGGGAAGCAATGCGTATGTGCAGCAAGTTGTCGTTCCGCAACAACATCAATTGAAACTTGTCATTAATATTGATGAAGTAGGTGGCATTCGTGAAAATCCGACAAACATCGTAAAAGTTGAAAAAGATATAGATAACAATCCATCGGGAAATAATGCCGCTTCTGCAATGTTCACCGATTCGCTTGCCGCATTAACACGCACGTATTCTTCATTGCAAACAACAATTACGAACGCATTCGGCAGCGATTATATCCCGTTTGAAAATGCTGGATATGTTATCACGGGTTATTACGAGTTTTTTCAAACGCCGCATTATCATCAGCAATCGGATTCGCTTTCGCATGTTGATATGCATTATGTAAAAGAAATTTGTAAAGGAACGGTTGCAGGCGTTGCTACATTTGCGGGAGTGAAAAAGAAATTTCTCTCGTTATTTCATACACCGCTTCTAACTTCGCAAGATACGGTGAATGATTATTCTTATAACGTGAACGCTCGAAGTTCTTCCTCCGTTACCTCTGCAAAAGTTTATTATTCCATCAACAATTCATCGTATAATTTTTCGAACGTCAACTACGATGGAATGCAAAACGATACGCTTCTTTTCAGCGGAAGTATTCCAAAGCAAAATTACGGAACAACGATTCGATATTATTTTCACTTTGTTGGAGAAGACAGCGTAGTTGCATTGCTCCCTTCAGATACTTCCCATCCGTTTTCGTTTCAGATTCTTCCCGACACCATTTCCCCAAACATTGTTCACACGCCGCTTTCATCTGTTTCATGGTATGATTTTCCGTTGCAAATATTTTCGAATATTTCCGATGAAAACGGAATTCACATCGCATATATAGATTGGACAAAAAACAATGAATCGTTCACGGATACTATGGAAGAAGTTTCGCAAAACAATTGGCGCGGATTTTTGAGTGGGAATATTTCTGCCGGCGACAGTATTTCGTACGTAATTTTTGCACGTGATAATTCACTGCGGCATAATCTTTCCCGCTTTCCACAAAATGGAACAATACCATTTCGTGTGCTTCAATCGTTGCTCCTTCTTCATTTGCAGGAAAGCGACAGCGGAAATTTTTCTCCGAACAACGATTGGCAATTCGGAAATCCAACAACGGGGGATATTCCGCCATCACCGACGGGTTTGAACGTTTGGGGAACAAATCTCGACGGAAATTATTCTAACAATATAACATCGCTATTGGAGACACCGTTTATTTCACTTTCGGAAAAGAGAAACGCCGTGCTTGTGTTCAAACATTATTTTCGTACGGAACCAGGCAACGACGGAGGAAATGTGCAAATATCAGTCAATGGAAATCCGTTTCAATTAATGATTCCACAAGGCGGATATTCATATACCAATGTGAATGCATTGAATGCGCCGGGGTTTTCCGGAAACGCATTTCAATGGAAAGAAGAACGTTTCAATCTAAGTTCGTTTGGAACGGATTCAGTAAAATTTGTATGGAAATTTTCCAGTGATGCGCTCACAAGTTTTCGCGGATGGTATGTTGATGCCGTGCGTCTTGATTATCTTCCCGATTCAACGTATGTTATTGTAAAAAACAATTCTCAATCATTTCCGGAAGAAATTTCTTTGGAACAAAATTTTCCGAATCCGTTTAATCCGACAACGAATTTCAGATTTCACATCTCAGAATCCGGGTTTGTTTCATTGAAAGTTTATGATGTTCTTGGGGAAGAAATTGTAACCGTCGTTCATAAATTCTTACCTGAGGGAACGTATAATATTCTGTGGGATGCAAGCAAAATACCAAGCGGCGTGTATTTCTATCAATTGAAAACGGCACAGGGAGAATGGATGAAAAAATTACTACTGTTGAAATAA
- a CDS encoding cytochrome C biogenesis protein: NLHLAIYTFPMLGRSLIIFSFISILISATAYFISFRKKSDEHLQLARISFHGSAISVLVSSFLLLYFILTHQFQYAYVWNYSSTDLPLHLLISTFYAGQEGSFMLWTLYTTIIGIVLLGYSSRKGWEVEVMLVFNLILGFLLLMLVVKNPFAYIWDAFPEDLIHTGTLPQTGGNFVWLDEVKGIWAQYPTEGKGLNPLLQNYWMAIHPQILFFGFSSMSVPYIFAVAALLRKEYQAWISVAKPWTVFGTGILGLGIILGGYWAYETLGWGGYWGWDPVENSSLVPWLVGLASVHTMMSQRKMGSFVRTNFVLSILCFVLVLYSTFLTRSGVLGDTSVHSFVDPGMWAYWILLSVLTLFALLGFGLLFLRNKEMPKIPVEHSFLSREFAIFLGATLLSFTALFILVGTSSPIITTILSGKTSAIDISYYAKTSLPFGIGIALLMGFGQLLWWRNSQTSSLLKSLFAPSFVALVFTVAMIVVGVNDALILLFLFFSAFALAVNIIVGFRIIKGNPKYSGGAVAHIGMALMFIGFVASSRYDDKQTVSLEEGKTLSVLNNYQLTYLGYQLMEQEQYSFDIRVEKDGNTEIVSPVMYFSKFTNGLMRIPDILNQVMQDFYIAPVSLETPESKSKEEIHSFKKGEMKTIDGMKITFVDYDFSDEEKGKMVTKSREVQIGADFLVEMNGIIEHIKPLFQMVNGETKFIPANHSSGHRFTIRKMIPDKENKENSSIEISIAHTDSESNTPQKDVLIIEASVKPYINLVWLGTIMMMFGFLISVVRRLEEARS; the protein is encoded by the coding sequence TAACTTGCACCTTGCAATTTACACTTTTCCCATGCTTGGTCGCTCGCTCATCATTTTCAGTTTCATTTCCATCCTCATTTCTGCAACGGCGTATTTTATTTCGTTTCGAAAAAAATCCGACGAACACTTGCAACTTGCTCGAATAAGTTTTCACGGTTCCGCAATTTCCGTTCTTGTCAGTTCGTTTCTGCTGTTGTACTTTATTCTTACGCATCAGTTTCAATATGCATACGTTTGGAATTATAGTTCAACAGATTTACCGTTGCATCTTCTCATATCCACATTTTACGCAGGACAAGAAGGAAGTTTTATGCTTTGGACGTTGTACACAACCATCATCGGCATTGTTCTTCTTGGCTATTCGTCAAGAAAAGGATGGGAAGTTGAAGTAATGCTTGTGTTCAATCTCATCTTAGGATTTTTGTTGCTGATGCTCGTTGTGAAAAATCCGTTCGCATACATTTGGGATGCGTTTCCGGAAGATTTAATTCATACAGGAACACTTCCACAAACGGGAGGAAATTTTGTGTGGCTTGACGAAGTAAAAGGAATATGGGCGCAATATCCAACGGAAGGAAAAGGATTGAATCCGCTGTTGCAAAATTACTGGATGGCGATACATCCGCAAATTTTATTTTTCGGATTTTCTTCGATGTCGGTTCCGTACATTTTTGCGGTTGCAGCATTATTACGAAAAGAATATCAAGCGTGGATTAGCGTTGCGAAACCGTGGACAGTTTTTGGAACCGGAATTTTAGGATTAGGCATAATTCTCGGCGGATATTGGGCGTACGAAACTCTCGGTTGGGGGGGATATTGGGGATGGGATCCGGTAGAAAATTCTTCGCTTGTTCCTTGGCTTGTAGGACTTGCTTCCGTTCATACAATGATGTCGCAACGAAAAATGGGTTCGTTCGTCCGCACGAATTTTGTTCTCAGTATTTTGTGTTTTGTTCTTGTCTTGTATTCAACATTTCTCACGCGAAGCGGAGTTCTTGGCGATACTTCTGTTCATTCGTTTGTTGACCCTGGAATGTGGGCGTACTGGATTTTATTGAGCGTGTTGACTTTATTTGCATTGCTTGGTTTTGGTTTGCTGTTTCTTCGAAATAAAGAAATGCCCAAAATTCCTGTTGAACATTCGTTTCTTTCGCGCGAGTTTGCTATTTTTCTTGGCGCAACGTTGCTATCGTTCACTGCGTTATTTATTTTAGTTGGTACGTCATCGCCAATTATCACGACAATTCTTTCCGGAAAAACATCTGCTATTGATATTTCCTATTATGCAAAAACGTCGCTTCCGTTTGGAATTGGAATTGCATTACTTATGGGATTTGGACAATTACTGTGGTGGAGAAATTCGCAGACATCATCGTTGCTGAAAAGTTTGTTTGCACCGTCGTTCGTTGCTTTGGTTTTTACTGTTGCGATGATAGTTGTTGGAGTGAACGATGCGCTCATTTTGTTGTTCCTTTTCTTTTCTGCGTTTGCGCTTGCTGTGAACATTATTGTTGGTTTTCGTATCATAAAGGGAAATCCAAAATATTCAGGCGGAGCGGTTGCACATATCGGAATGGCACTGATGTTTATCGGATTTGTTGCATCGTCGCGATATGATGATAAACAAACAGTTTCATTGGAGGAAGGAAAAACGCTTTCCGTGCTAAACAATTATCAACTCACATATCTTGGATATCAATTGATGGAGCAAGAACAATATTCGTTTGATATTCGCGTTGAAAAAGATGGAAACACTGAAATTGTTTCACCTGTTATGTACTTCAGTAAATTTACAAACGGATTGATGCGTATTCCCGATATTCTCAATCAAGTAATGCAGGATTTTTACATTGCGCCAGTATCGCTTGAAACACCTGAAAGCAAATCGAAAGAAGAAATTCATTCGTTTAAAAAAGGCGAAATGAAAACCATTGACGGAATGAAAATTACGTTCGTTGATTATGATTTCAGCGACGAAGAAAAAGGGAAAATGGTAACGAAATCGCGCGAGGTGCAAATTGGTGCAGATTTTCTTGTTGAAATGAATGGCATCATAGAACATATCAAACCGCTTTTTCAAATGGTGAACGGCGAAACGAAATTTATTCCCGCAAACCATTCTTCAGGACATCGTTTTACAATTCGCAAAATGATTCCCGATAAAGAGAACAAAGAAAATTCTTCCATTGAAATTTCCATAGCTCATACCGATAGCGAATCGAACACTCCTCAAAAAGATGTACTCATCATTGAAGCAAGCGTGAAACCGTATATCAATTTAGTTTGGCTCGGAACAATAATGATGATGTTTGGATTTTTGATTTCTGTTGTTAGAAGATTGGAAGAGGCGAGAAGTTAG
- a CDS encoding T9SS type A sorting domain-containing protein, whose translation MYSSFRSNVVVAAVLLFATTLYASVPQKGIPRQQDFGKPSNVYATQNAEIDARTGIPRALWNINAGPYSGTAVEIARQFLSENSGMFQMQRNLSDLISVRLQENFGISHVSFFQSVHTVPVFRSDVVVSINHQNVVTFVSNNYKPNLDVETNPSLFPEDAYLIAKEHLHIIGKIISEPKTELMIYAEDETPILSYRVSIFAEKPLGDWEVFVNATNGTIVSSRDNAIYEKSQHHSVQKKATGSGYIWNPDPLTSSGQYYGTPGYVDPSGNDADTPELNAQRKLVTLQDITFTGSVYKLEGPHCKLLDFESPTETFPMPAHPDSFQFLRSQQGFEDVMVYFWIDSSQRYIQSLGFDSIQNLPIECDPHGLSGADNSHYIPSTNRLAWGEGGSDDGEDLDVIWHEYGHAIHNGTRPGWGGNEAGHLGEGFGDYWAGSYSRAINDTFNISRDKVFTWDAGFTSSLSGTFWAGRTLIDTRPYPAGGVGGWQVHDAGQIWSSVLLLIWKDIGREVTDKLVLKSHYYLSTSPTMRQNAQAVIQADRDLYGGVHLQQIVNRFGSRNFVNPAEYIPQVNHTKLVDTEDLNGPYTIKAIVLPGVSPLAQSSLKVFYGRTTSFTDSVQLLPTGNQNEYAGDIPGNGISATYRYYIIVKDSSGASATSPANAPIQFHQFYVGFDTIRPSITHFPLRNQGIIRWPAKVSAQVTDNLGVDSVWVDYFVNTPATSGSFALVHQQGNQYAGVFDIDTSDIEVGDSIFYKVQAKDISLTGNISTSPATGFHTFVLIQTKGTVLVVDDDTTSSLSKKETEKGFNYVFENTSSSRSSNLFNTALTESGYLVDIKKIGEVVVTTFDDYDIVVTTSGINVDPMRRVEVRQALIARVQQGKKVWIEGGEVGYDFRYQTTELDKPFRQQVLHDSSWIADNSAGDVTFVIPSHPIFTTPHQISAPITFTARSTYADKDAMSVHPNDAGTVRISSWSAQPNYASIVVWNNSGNLNAGKIIFTMLAVGSITDSLVAKKLIENGIEFLLAPDTEPFSGLNETFEVASFPPAGWQSVVVTGDSGWRMTTISARSGNRAAFCEHQSPDTTISMGSKMLITKKVNLTGGSNTLKFWVRRAYPFAYPPDTLLVKLSTTDSLPSSFTTTVYKCYTGDTNSGNPNIYSTVYKQFKVSLGNYSGSAFLAFDHQDYDGQALYLDDVKLEVVDDIKEFGKIHPASFVLEQNYPNPFNPSTYISFSLPEQANVELKIFNILGQEITTLVNEVLESGNYRAEWNTTSAIPSGVYFYRMGATSTHGTKSFAQIKKMVVLK comes from the coding sequence ATGTATTCTTCATTTCGTTCAAACGTAGTCGTTGCAGCAGTATTATTGTTCGCAACAACGTTATATGCAAGTGTTCCTCAAAAAGGAATTCCTCGTCAACAAGATTTTGGAAAACCGTCAAATGTTTATGCGACACAAAACGCAGAAATAGATGCGCGTACGGGAATTCCACGCGCATTATGGAATATCAACGCTGGTCCGTATTCTGGAACTGCAGTTGAAATTGCACGACAGTTTCTTTCGGAAAATTCCGGAATGTTTCAAATGCAAAGAAACCTTTCAGATTTGATTTCTGTGCGTTTGCAGGAAAATTTCGGAATATCACATGTGAGTTTTTTTCAAAGTGTCCATACTGTTCCGGTATTCAGAAGCGATGTTGTTGTAAGCATCAATCATCAGAATGTTGTAACGTTTGTTTCGAATAATTACAAACCCAATCTTGATGTGGAAACAAATCCGAGTCTTTTCCCAGAAGACGCATATCTCATTGCGAAAGAACATTTACATATTATAGGAAAAATTATTTCGGAGCCAAAAACAGAGTTGATGATTTATGCGGAAGATGAAACGCCAATTCTTTCGTATCGTGTTTCCATTTTTGCAGAAAAACCGTTGGGAGACTGGGAAGTTTTCGTGAATGCAACGAACGGTACAATTGTATCTTCGAGAGATAATGCAATTTATGAAAAATCCCAACATCATTCCGTTCAGAAAAAAGCAACCGGGAGCGGATATATTTGGAATCCAGATCCGTTGACAAGTTCGGGACAATATTACGGAACTCCTGGATATGTTGACCCAAGCGGAAATGATGCAGATACACCGGAATTAAATGCTCAACGAAAACTTGTAACATTACAGGATATAACCTTTACTGGGAGTGTCTATAAACTTGAAGGACCACATTGTAAATTATTGGATTTCGAATCGCCAACAGAAACTTTCCCAATGCCAGCACATCCCGATTCATTTCAATTTTTACGTTCCCAACAAGGATTTGAAGACGTGATGGTATATTTTTGGATAGATTCAAGTCAACGGTATATTCAATCGCTTGGCTTTGATAGTATTCAAAACCTACCAATTGAATGCGACCCCCATGGCTTAAGCGGAGCGGACAATTCTCATTATATTCCGTCAACAAATCGTCTTGCGTGGGGAGAAGGTGGTTCTGATGATGGCGAAGATTTGGATGTCATTTGGCACGAATATGGACACGCGATTCATAACGGTACGCGTCCCGGATGGGGAGGAAATGAAGCAGGACATCTTGGTGAAGGATTCGGAGATTATTGGGCGGGAAGTTACTCACGCGCAATCAACGATACGTTCAACATTAGCAGAGATAAAGTTTTTACGTGGGATGCGGGTTTTACGAGTTCGTTATCGGGAACATTTTGGGCTGGAAGAACTCTCATTGATACACGTCCTTATCCCGCAGGAGGAGTTGGTGGATGGCAAGTACACGATGCGGGACAAATTTGGTCAAGTGTACTTCTTCTTATTTGGAAGGATATTGGTCGAGAAGTTACCGATAAACTTGTTTTGAAAAGTCACTATTATTTATCAACAAGTCCAACAATGCGTCAAAATGCTCAGGCGGTAATTCAGGCTGATAGAGATTTATACGGTGGTGTGCATCTTCAGCAAATTGTCAATCGTTTTGGTTCGCGGAATTTTGTGAATCCCGCAGAATACATTCCACAAGTCAATCATACGAAACTTGTCGATACTGAAGATTTGAATGGACCATATACTATAAAAGCAATTGTACTTCCAGGAGTTTCTCCGCTTGCCCAAAGTTCCCTAAAAGTTTTTTACGGAAGAACAACTTCGTTCACCGATTCCGTGCAACTTCTTCCCACAGGAAATCAAAATGAATATGCTGGCGATATCCCTGGGAATGGAATATCGGCAACATATCGGTATTACATCATTGTCAAAGATTCGAGCGGAGCATCTGCAACGTCGCCGGCAAATGCGCCAATTCAATTTCATCAGTTCTATGTTGGTTTCGATACAATTCGACCATCAATCACGCATTTTCCATTACGAAATCAGGGGATAATTCGATGGCCTGCAAAAGTTAGTGCACAGGTAACAGATAATCTTGGCGTGGATTCCGTTTGGGTAGATTATTTTGTGAACACACCAGCAACTTCTGGTTCGTTCGCGCTTGTTCATCAGCAAGGAAATCAATATGCAGGAGTTTTCGACATTGATACTTCGGACATTGAAGTTGGCGATTCCATTTTTTATAAAGTTCAGGCAAAAGATATTTCTCTAACAGGAAATATTTCCACTTCACCAGCGACGGGATTTCATACATTTGTTCTCATTCAAACAAAGGGAACAGTACTTGTTGTTGATGACGATACTACTTCTTCGCTTTCGAAAAAAGAAACAGAAAAAGGATTCAATTATGTTTTTGAAAATACATCATCAAGTCGTTCTTCCAATCTTTTCAACACTGCTCTTACTGAATCCGGTTACCTTGTTGATATCAAGAAAATCGGGGAAGTCGTCGTAACAACTTTTGATGATTATGATATTGTTGTAACAACAAGCGGCATTAACGTTGACCCAATGCGGCGCGTAGAAGTTCGCCAAGCGTTGATTGCACGCGTTCAACAAGGGAAAAAAGTGTGGATTGAAGGTGGCGAAGTCGGTTACGATTTTCGGTATCAAACGACAGAATTGGATAAACCGTTTCGTCAGCAAGTTCTGCACGATAGTTCGTGGATTGCTGATAACAGTGCAGGAGATGTAACGTTTGTAATTCCCAGTCACCCGATATTTACAACGCCGCATCAAATTTCTGCGCCGATTACTTTTACGGCTCGTTCAACATATGCAGATAAAGATGCGATGAGCGTTCATCCCAATGATGCGGGAACTGTTCGAATAAGTTCGTGGAGTGCGCAACCGAATTACGCAAGTATTGTCGTTTGGAATAACTCCGGAAATCTGAACGCAGGAAAAATCATTTTTACTATGCTCGCAGTTGGTTCGATAACGGATTCCCTTGTTGCAAAAAAACTCATTGAAAACGGTATTGAATTTCTTTTAGCACCAGATACGGAACCGTTTTCTGGATTAAACGAAACATTTGAAGTTGCATCATTTCCTCCTGCAGGATGGCAAAGTGTTGTTGTTACAGGTGATTCCGGATGGCGTATGACAACGATTTCTGCGCGTTCAGGAAATCGCGCTGCGTTTTGCGAACATCAATCGCCGGATACGACAATTTCGATGGGAAGTAAAATGCTTATTACGAAAAAAGTCAATCTTACCGGCGGCTCGAACACGTTAAAATTCTGGGTTCGTCGCGCGTATCCGTTTGCTTACCCTCCCGATACATTATTGGTCAAACTTTCCACAACGGATAGTTTACCTTCAAGTTTTACTACGACGGTGTATAAATGTTATACGGGAGATACGAATTCAGGCAATCCGAATATTTATTCGACAGTCTATAAGCAATTTAAAGTCTCGCTCGGAAATTATTCAGGTTCAGCATTTCTTGCGTTCGACCATCAGGATTATGATGGACAAGCATTGTATTTGGATGATGTGAAACTTGAAGTCGTTGACGATATCAAGGAGTTCGGGAAAATACATCCAGCATCATTCGTGTTGGAACAAAACTATCCGAATCCATTTAATCCTTCAACGTATATTTCATTTTCATTGCCTGAACAAGCAAACGTTGAATTGAAAATATTCAATATTCTTGGGCAAGAAATTACAACACTTGTCAATGAAGTTCTTGAAAGTGGAAATTATCGCGCTGAATGGAACACGACTTCGGCAATTCCGAGTGGAGTATATTTTTATCGAATGGGAGCAACTTCGACACATGGAACTAAGTCGTTTGCACAAATAAAGAAAATGGTCGTACTCAAATAA